The Streptomyces sp. WZ-12 genome segment GAGCCGACCTCGGCCCTCGACCCCGAGCTGGTCGGCGAAGTCCTGGACGTCATCCGGGACTTGGCGCACCAGGGCACCACCATGGTCGTCGTCACCCATGAGATGGGCTTCGCCCGGGAGGTCGCCGACACCGTCGTCTTCATGGACGACGGGCGGATCGTCGAGCAGGGTCCGCCCGGCCAGGTGCTCGACCGCCCGCGCCACGAGCGCACCCGGGCCTTCCTCTCCAAGGTCCTGTGACCGTGACCGCCGCGCCCGCCGTCCCCGCAGCACCCTCCGTACCGCTCCGAAGGAGACCTCCCGTGATCCGCCGCACGCTCGCCGCCGTCCTCGCCCTCGCCGCCGGTTCCGCCCTGCTCACCGCCTGCGGCGCCGGCGACGCGGCGGACGCGGCGGTCGGCACCGCGGGCGGCGGCCCGAAGCTCAACATCGGCCCCGACCAGCACCGCGTCCGCGGCACCAAGGACCCCAAGAGCGCCGCGCTGGTGCCCGCCCGGGTCCGGGGCACCGGCGAACTGCGGATCGGCGTGGACGCCGGCGGCATCCCCCCGCTCAGCTTCTACGCCACCGACGACAAGACCCTGATCGGCGTCGAGGAGGACCTCGCCACGCTGGTCGCCGACACCCTCGGCCTGACCCCCCGCTTCGAGCCGCTGTCCTGGGAGAACCTCTTCGTCGGCCTGGACAGCGGCAAGTTGGACGCGGTCCTCAGCAACGTCACGGTCACCGAGGAGCGCAAGGACAAGTACGACTTCGCCACCTACCGGCTGGACCAGTTGGCCATGGAGACGAAGAAGGGCAGCGGGTGGCGCGTTCGCGGCGCCG includes the following:
- a CDS encoding ABC transporter substrate-binding protein codes for the protein MIRRTLAAVLALAAGSALLTACGAGDAADAAVGTAGGGPKLNIGPDQHRVRGTKDPKSAALVPARVRGTGELRIGVDAGGIPPLSFYATDDKTLIGVEEDLATLVADTLGLTPRFEPLSWENLFVGLDSGKLDAVLSNVTVTEERKDKYDFATYRLDQLAMETKKGSGWRVRGAADVAGKSIAVSSGTNQEKILLDWSRADEKAGRKPVDIKYFQKATDVYLALQSGRIDGYFGPNPTAAYHVATAGQTEIAGTFSGGGAHLKGEIAATTHKGSGLAAAYAAALNKVIDDGRYAKVLARWGLSGEAVPHSRINPPGLPRTTN